The following proteins are encoded in a genomic region of Besnoitia besnoiti strain Bb-Ger1 chromosome Unknown contig00080, whole genome shotgun sequence:
- a CDS encoding cytochrome b (encoded by transcript BESB_081080), translating into MSAHYSLVIEQDSFVPYLPYYLIGLIFLQTAFGLIELSHPDNSIPVNRFVTPLHIVPEWYFLAYYAVLKVIPSKTGGLLVFMSSLINLALLSEIRALNTRMLIRQHFMTRNVVSGWVIIWVYSMIFLIIIGSAIPQATYILYGRLATIVYLTTGLVLCLY; encoded by the exons atgtcggctcattactcccttgttattgaacaagattca tttgttccctatctaccatattatctaattggtttaattttcttacaaacggcttttggtttgattgaattatcgcacccagataactccataccagtgaaccggtttgtaactccgcttcatatcgtacctgaatggtactttttagcatattatgcggtgttaaaagtaatcccatccaaaaccggtggtttgttagtatttatgtcctctctcattaacttagctcttttatctgaaattcgagctttgaatactcgaatgttgatacgacaacattttatgactcgaaatgtagtcagtggatgggtaattatttgggtatacagtatgatcttcttgattattattggtagtgctattccacaagcgacttatatcttatatggtagattagctactatcgtatatcttactaccggattggttctatgcttatactaa